In bacterium, one genomic interval encodes:
- a CDS encoding MBL fold metallo-hydrolase — protein MQLQLGLLRLDVLDDGLFELRPETFVKVTKGRNAELLDRSKYRPRIKVGFNSLLVRGEGKTVLIDPGTGDKERLAERRNYNLDWPRKVLPRLKELGVRREQIDLVVLTHLHWDHAGACTTVGHSGQLVPTFPQARVIVHERELIGARAALGTGDDGYCADDFEPLAAVNALELVTTDDARILPWLSCHWSGGHSPGHMVIQIGYPEQAKLLYLSDVLPTTAQLPLDSGMSYDQNPSELEAAKQKFLARAAADHSLILLVHAPRNKLGYLHHSASDGYRFEHRTLDQLANL, from the coding sequence ATGCAGCTCCAGTTGGGTTTACTGCGTCTTGACGTGCTCGATGACGGGCTGTTTGAACTGCGCCCCGAGACATTCGTCAAGGTCACCAAGGGCCGCAATGCGGAGCTTCTGGACCGGAGCAAGTATCGTCCGCGCATCAAAGTCGGTTTCAACAGCCTGCTGGTGCGTGGGGAAGGCAAGACGGTTCTGATTGATCCCGGTACGGGAGACAAAGAACGGTTGGCAGAACGCCGCAACTACAATCTTGATTGGCCGCGTAAGGTCCTGCCCCGGCTCAAAGAGCTTGGCGTGCGTCGCGAACAGATTGATCTCGTCGTTCTGACGCATTTGCATTGGGATCATGCCGGGGCCTGCACAACCGTTGGCCACAGTGGACAACTCGTTCCGACGTTTCCTCAAGCGCGCGTGATTGTGCACGAGCGCGAATTGATCGGCGCGAGAGCGGCGCTGGGCACGGGCGACGATGGCTATTGCGCCGATGACTTTGAACCACTGGCCGCGGTCAACGCGCTTGAACTGGTCACGACCGACGACGCCCGTATTCTGCCGTGGCTTTCGTGCCATTGGAGCGGCGGACATTCGCCCGGTCACATGGTGATCCAGATCGGCTACCCCGAGCAGGCTAAGCTGCTGTACCTCAGTGACGTGTTGCCGACGACGGCGCAGCTACCGCTCGATAGCGGCATGTCCTACGACCAGAACCCGTCTGAGTTGGAAGCCGCCAAACAGAAATTTCTCGCTCGCGCCGCCGCTGACCACAGCCTCATTCTGCTGGTGCACGCTCCACGCAACAAGCTGGGCTATCTGCATCACAGCGCGAGCGACGGCTACCGTTTTGAACACCGCACGCTTGACCAATTGGCTAATTTGTAA
- a CDS encoding thiolase family protein, translating to MNPHTPVITSGARTAIASFMGSFAGIPAPALAAHVLKANLERSNLDPKEVDEVILGQVLQGGVGQAPARQAAIFAGIPHTTSAWTVNKVCSSGLRAVMSAAQTITLGDAKVMLAGGMENMSLAPYLLDRARAGLRLGHGTVNDMMITDGLWDPYGNVHMGSCAEMCAREHKISREAQDEFSAESYRRAIAAQKDGKFKNEIVPVIIKDRKGEIAIDLDDEPGKVNFEKMGSLKPAFEKDGTITAANASKLDDGASAVAMMSYEESQRRGIKPLARIAGYATHSQQPEWFTTAPAGAVQKLLRRLDWKVSDVDLFELNEAFAVVGIYNTKELGVSPDKVNVWGGAVALGHPIGSSGCRILVTLIHALRDRGGKRGVVGICNGGGEATAMAVELF from the coding sequence ATGAATCCGCACACTCCAGTCATCACGTCCGGTGCCCGCACCGCCATCGCCTCGTTCATGGGATCATTCGCGGGTATTCCCGCCCCGGCGCTCGCCGCGCATGTTTTGAAAGCCAATCTTGAGCGCTCAAACCTCGACCCCAAAGAGGTGGATGAAGTCATCTTGGGCCAAGTTCTGCAAGGCGGCGTTGGTCAGGCTCCCGCCCGTCAAGCTGCGATTTTCGCGGGAATTCCTCACACGACGTCCGCCTGGACGGTGAACAAGGTCTGCTCGTCGGGTTTGCGCGCGGTAATGTCCGCGGCGCAGACGATTACACTGGGTGATGCGAAGGTGATGCTCGCCGGCGGAATGGAGAATATGTCACTTGCACCGTATCTGCTGGATCGTGCCCGCGCTGGTCTGCGGTTGGGGCACGGGACGGTCAATGACATGATGATCACCGACGGTTTGTGGGATCCGTACGGCAACGTGCATATGGGTTCATGCGCTGAGATGTGCGCGCGTGAACACAAGATTTCACGTGAAGCCCAGGATGAGTTTTCCGCTGAATCCTACCGCCGCGCCATCGCTGCGCAAAAGGACGGCAAGTTCAAGAACGAGATTGTGCCGGTGATCATCAAGGACCGCAAGGGCGAAATCGCCATTGACCTCGACGATGAACCCGGCAAAGTGAATTTCGAGAAGATGGGAAGCCTGAAGCCCGCGTTCGAGAAGGACGGCACGATTACGGCGGCCAACGCTTCAAAGCTCGATGACGGCGCTTCCGCAGTGGCCATGATGTCCTATGAAGAGTCGCAACGCCGTGGCATAAAGCCACTGGCGCGCATCGCCGGTTACGCCACCCACAGTCAACAGCCCGAGTGGTTCACGACGGCTCCTGCCGGCGCGGTGCAAAAACTTCTGCGCCGCCTGGATTGGAAGGTCTCAGATGTAGACCTTTTTGAATTGAACGAAGCGTTTGCGGTCGTCGGTATTTATAATACCAAGGAACTCGGAGTCAGTCCGGACAAAGTGAACGTCTGGGGCGGAGCCGTGGCTCTGGGTCATCCGATTGGATCGTCGGGCTGTCGCATTCTCGTTACGCTGATTCATGCGCTGCGTGATCGCGGCGGCAAGCGCGGTGTGGTCGGTATTTGCAACGGCGGCGGTGAAGCCACCGCAATGGCCGTGGAACTGTTTTAA
- a CDS encoding 3-hydroxybutyryl-CoA dehydrogenase: MSIKIVAVIGGGTMGNGIAHVCAQKGCTVHLIETQQNYLDRALGTIDKNLARQVTKGALSEADKAATLGRIHGSLSIDDVKDADIIIEAIVENETVKKDLFAKIDAIAKPSAILSSNTSTISITQIAAATKRANKFIGMHFMNPVPMMQLVEVIRGLATDDATHAAVVEFSQALGKTPITVNDFPGFVSNRILMPMINEAVYCLMEGVGEAEAIDGVMKLGMNHPMGPLALADLIGLDVCLAIMEVLHRDLGDSKYRSCPLLKKYVAAGFLGRKSGRGFYNYAN; this comes from the coding sequence ATGAGCATCAAGATTGTAGCCGTCATTGGCGGCGGCACGATGGGCAACGGTATCGCCCATGTTTGCGCCCAAAAGGGCTGCACCGTTCACTTGATCGAGACGCAGCAGAACTACCTCGATCGGGCGTTGGGCACGATCGACAAGAACCTCGCGCGCCAGGTGACCAAAGGCGCGCTATCGGAAGCGGACAAAGCTGCCACGCTGGGCCGCATTCACGGATCGCTGAGTATTGACGACGTCAAGGATGCCGACATTATCATCGAAGCCATCGTTGAAAATGAAACGGTAAAGAAGGACTTGTTCGCCAAAATTGACGCTATCGCCAAGCCGAGCGCCATACTCTCGTCGAACACTTCGACGATTTCGATTACGCAGATCGCAGCCGCGACCAAGCGGGCCAATAAGTTTATCGGCATGCACTTCATGAATCCGGTGCCGATGATGCAGTTAGTCGAGGTCATTCGTGGTCTGGCCACCGATGACGCGACGCACGCCGCGGTCGTGGAGTTCTCGCAGGCATTGGGCAAGACGCCGATCACAGTCAATGACTTCCCGGGCTTCGTGTCAAACCGCATTCTAATGCCGATGATCAACGAAGCCGTCTATTGTTTGATGGAAGGCGTCGGCGAAGCGGAGGCCATTGATGGAGTGATGAAGCTCGGCATGAATCACCCGATGGGCCCGCTGGCGCTGGCCGATCTGATCGGTTTGGATGTTTGCCTTGCGATCATGGAAGTCTTGCACCGTGACCTCGGTGATTCTAAGTATCGCTCCTGCCCGCTGCTGAAGAAATATGTGGCCGCGGGTTTCCTGGGCCGCAAATCGGGACGTGGATTCTATAACTATGCTAACTGA
- a CDS encoding heavy metal-binding domain-containing protein: MIVTTTQNVDGRKVEAYLGVVTGEAIVGANIFKDLFAGIRDIVGGRSAAYEDELRKAREIALEELTENAKQLGANAVLAVDLDYEVIGSGGSMLMVSASGTAVRLSA, from the coding sequence ATGATTGTTACGACGACGCAAAATGTTGACGGACGGAAGGTGGAAGCCTACCTTGGTGTGGTAACCGGCGAAGCTATTGTCGGCGCGAATATCTTCAAAGACCTGTTCGCAGGCATCCGCGACATCGTGGGCGGTCGGAGCGCGGCCTACGAAGACGAGCTGCGCAAGGCTCGCGAGATCGCGCTCGAAGAATTGACGGAAAACGCGAAGCAGCTCGGCGCCAACGCCGTTCTGGCCGTGGACCTCGACTATGAAGTGATCGGTTCAGGCGGTTCGATGCTGATGGTCAGCGCTTCCGGCACCGCGGTTAGACTGTCGGCGTAG
- a CDS encoding acyl-CoA dehydrogenase family protein produces the protein MDHLLTEQQLEVKKVIREFAEAEIRPTVAHRDDKSEYPAAIAKKIGELGFMGVNTPESLGGAGMDTVTYAIVIEELSRVDPAVGVIVSVNNSLVCYPLQKFGTPDQHARFLKPLAEGQRLGAFCLTEPGAGSDASGLTMSAVKDGNDYILTGEKAFITNGLMADTYIVMARTDKAQKAKGISAFIVEGDAPGFRRGANEKKMGIRSSDCCMIILDECRVPAANLIGKEGDGFKVAMTALDSGRIGIAAQAIGLAQGALEEAVKYSKIREQFGHPIADFQAIQFKLADMEMLTEAARLLNFSAARKKDMGLKFTHEAAMAKLYASDIVMKVTMEAVQVHGGNGFLKDFPVERMLRDAKVTEIYEGTSEIQRTIIARTLLSN, from the coding sequence ATGGATCATCTCCTCACCGAACAGCAGCTTGAAGTAAAGAAGGTCATTCGCGAATTCGCCGAAGCGGAGATTCGCCCGACGGTCGCCCACCGCGACGATAAGAGCGAATATCCCGCCGCCATTGCCAAGAAGATCGGCGAACTCGGCTTCATGGGTGTGAATACTCCCGAATCGCTGGGCGGCGCGGGCATGGACACGGTGACCTATGCCATCGTGATCGAAGAACTCTCGCGCGTGGACCCCGCGGTCGGCGTGATCGTGTCGGTGAACAATTCGCTCGTCTGCTACCCGCTGCAGAAATTCGGCACGCCCGATCAGCACGCGCGTTTCCTGAAGCCGCTCGCCGAAGGCCAGCGCCTGGGAGCTTTTTGTTTGACCGAACCGGGCGCAGGCTCGGACGCATCGGGACTGACGATGTCCGCCGTCAAGGACGGGAACGACTATATTCTGACCGGCGAGAAGGCGTTTATCACAAACGGATTGATGGCGGACACATACATCGTGATGGCGCGCACCGACAAGGCGCAGAAGGCCAAAGGCATTTCGGCGTTTATTGTCGAGGGTGACGCGCCGGGCTTCCGCCGCGGCGCCAACGAGAAGAAGATGGGCATCCGATCGTCGGACTGCTGCATGATCATTCTCGATGAATGCCGTGTTCCGGCGGCCAACCTGATTGGCAAGGAAGGCGATGGCTTCAAGGTGGCCATGACGGCGCTCGACAGCGGCCGCATCGGGATCGCGGCGCAGGCCATCGGTCTGGCGCAGGGCGCGCTCGAAGAGGCGGTCAAGTATTCCAAGATTCGCGAACAATTCGGCCATCCGATCGCGGACTTTCAGGCGATTCAATTCAAGCTCGCCGACATGGAAATGCTGACCGAAGCCGCCCGGCTCTTGAACTTCAGCGCCGCGCGCAAGAAAGACATGGGACTCAAGTTTACGCACGAAGCCGCGATGGCCAAGCTCTATGCATCCGATATCGTCATGAAAGTGACAATGGAAGCGGTGCAGGTGCATGGCGGCAATGGCTTCTTGAAGGATTTCCCGGTAGAACGCATGCTCAGGGATGCGAAGGTGACCGAAATCTACGAAGGCACCTCTGAAATACAACGCACTATTATCGCTCGAACTCTTTTGAGTAACTAA
- a CDS encoding branched-chain amino acid transaminase, with protein sequence METVLKQEPRVAKSRFDETLKIWMSGKLIKWEDATTHVATHALHYGSAVFEGIRAYKTDRGTTIWGLKQHIRRLFDSAKIYRMPVPFTPEQIELACAEVVISNGMDEAYLRPLFYRGYHSLGVHPRDCPTECVIIPLRWGKYLGPEALELGVDVMVSSWTRIAPNTLPALAKSAANYANSHLTVVDATNFGFTEGIALDASGYVSEGSGENVFVIRDGKMVTPPLGASVLPGITRSCVLQLAQELEIPVVEGLIPREMLYIADEVFFCGTAAEITPVRSVDKVTVGEGKAGPHTRRLQKAFFDLIEGRRDDKLGLHYWL encoded by the coding sequence ATGGAAACTGTCCTAAAACAGGAGCCGCGGGTGGCTAAGTCGCGCTTTGACGAAACGCTGAAGATCTGGATGAGCGGCAAGCTCATCAAGTGGGAAGACGCTACCACGCACGTTGCCACGCACGCGTTGCACTACGGTTCCGCGGTCTTTGAGGGCATTCGCGCCTATAAGACCGATCGCGGCACCACGATCTGGGGATTGAAGCAGCACATTCGCCGACTCTTTGACTCGGCCAAGATATACCGCATGCCCGTGCCTTTCACCCCGGAGCAGATTGAGCTCGCCTGCGCCGAGGTCGTCATTTCCAACGGCATGGACGAGGCCTATCTGCGCCCGCTCTTCTACCGCGGCTACCACTCACTCGGCGTCCATCCCCGCGATTGCCCGACCGAATGTGTGATCATCCCGCTGCGCTGGGGCAAATACCTCGGCCCGGAAGCGCTGGAATTAGGCGTGGACGTTATGGTCTCGTCATGGACCCGCATTGCGCCTAATACTCTACCTGCGCTGGCGAAATCCGCGGCCAATTATGCCAATTCGCACCTCACGGTAGTGGACGCTACGAACTTCGGGTTCACGGAAGGCATCGCGCTTGATGCTTCCGGTTACGTCTCCGAAGGCTCGGGTGAAAACGTCTTTGTGATTCGCGATGGTAAGATGGTCACGCCGCCACTTGGTGCCTCGGTTCTCCCCGGTATCACGCGTTCCTGCGTGCTGCAATTGGCTCAGGAGCTTGAAATTCCCGTTGTGGAAGGGCTGATACCGCGCGAAATGCTCTATATCGCGGACGAGGTTTTCTTCTGCGGTACTGCTGCTGAAATCACGCCGGTCCGGTCGGTTGACAAAGTCACGGTCGGCGAAGGCAAGGCCGGTCCGCACACCCGTCGTTTGCAGAAGGCGTTCTTTGATCTAATCGAAGGCCGCCGTGACGACAAACTCGGTCTCCACTATTGGCTCTAA
- the nusB gene encoding transcription antitermination factor NusB yields the protein MRSRRSAREWALRVLYATRMTGYDVERCFNDVLKDAKEDQNLVFCRKLCDSVAAASDDRIDTSIRTAVQKWDLARLAIIDLIILRMAVAEFLYFDDIPYKVTINEAIELAKEYSTSQSGRFVNGILDAICAELKKNNPRREKLETVEPR from the coding sequence ATGCGTAGCCGCCGATCCGCCCGTGAGTGGGCTCTGCGTGTGCTCTATGCCACGCGCATGACCGGCTACGACGTCGAGCGCTGTTTCAACGACGTGCTAAAGGATGCGAAAGAGGATCAGAATCTGGTCTTCTGCCGCAAGCTTTGCGATTCCGTTGCGGCCGCGAGCGACGACCGGATTGACACCTCAATCCGAACTGCGGTGCAGAAATGGGACCTTGCGCGACTGGCGATAATTGACTTGATCATCCTGCGTATGGCGGTCGCCGAATTCTTGTATTTCGATGATATACCGTACAAAGTGACAATAAACGAAGCGATCGAACTGGCCAAAGAGTATTCGACCAGCCAGAGCGGACGGTTCGTCAACGGTATTTTGGACGCGATTTGCGCTGAATTGAAGAAGAACAACCCCCGCCGCGAAAAGCTCGAAACGGTTGAACCTCGATGA
- a CDS encoding metallophosphoesterase family protein, which translates to MKIGVISDIHGNLPALEAVLEDCEQRGLSTIVCLGDSVGYGANPNECCDLVRTRCTACVMGNHDSALCGVTPLQFFNAYARAAIDWSLAMVDDPNKQWLRDLPLTHAIEDALFVHATPKDPGAWNYIHNPDEAAMHFAVMAPSRTAFIGHSHIPAHFTGSENRRIINVGAVGQPRDRNPHAGYVVYDTETRNFQWCRVNYDIQRAAQAIRDAGLPEFLASRLFIGM; encoded by the coding sequence ATGAAGATAGGCGTCATCAGCGACATTCACGGGAACCTCCCGGCCCTCGAAGCCGTTCTGGAAGATTGTGAACAGCGCGGGCTAAGCACGATCGTCTGCCTCGGTGACTCCGTGGGCTATGGCGCCAATCCCAATGAATGCTGCGACCTCGTGCGGACTCGGTGCACGGCCTGCGTGATGGGAAATCACGATTCGGCCCTGTGCGGCGTCACGCCGCTGCAATTTTTCAATGCCTACGCCCGCGCGGCCATTGACTGGTCGCTGGCCATGGTAGATGACCCGAACAAACAGTGGCTGCGGGACCTGCCGTTGACGCATGCCATCGAAGATGCGCTGTTTGTTCACGCCACGCCTAAGGATCCCGGTGCGTGGAACTACATTCATAATCCAGATGAGGCCGCGATGCATTTCGCCGTGATGGCGCCGAGCCGTACAGCCTTCATCGGACACTCGCATATTCCGGCGCACTTCACCGGTTCCGAGAACCGCCGAATCATCAATGTCGGCGCGGTCGGCCAGCCGCGGGACCGCAATCCGCACGCGGGCTACGTCGTATACGATACGGAAACGCGCAACTTCCAATGGTGTCGTGTCAACTACGATATTCAGCGGGCGGCCCAGGCGATTCGCGATGCCGGACTACCGGAGTTCTTGGCCTCCCGGCTATTCATCGGGATGTAA
- the secA gene encoding preprotein translocase subunit SecA, translating into MLDFILTKIFGSKHQRAAKKVLPLVIEINKLEQEYQALTAEQLRAKTDEFRARLTDGETVDDLMVEAFAAVKNACRRLVGHEYLVREQRMTWNMVPYDVQVIGGIALHQGKIAEMATGEGKTLVATFPLYLNSLPGKGVHLVTVNDYLAQRDSEWMSPVFEMLGLSVGVITSDMSPPRRRQEYAKDITYGTNNEFGFDYLRDNMAMHMDYVVQRGHHFAIVDEVDSVLIDEARTPLIISGPVEHSTQRFEEMKPSVEQMVRLQGQLIIKLADEIEAMLKEAKPDEYEIGKKLLMCQRGYPKHKRTLRLFQEPSNTQLRQRVENEYMRDKKMHKLDEELYFSIDEKSHQADLSEMGRQQLTRYFGGDKDLFLLPDLADEFAKLDTDESLTPENRAETKAKLQEVYAHRAERVQNVAQLLKAYTIYEKDVEYVLQDGKVQIVDEFTGRILSGRRYSDGLHQAIEAKEGVKVERETQTIATITLQNYFRLYGKLAGMTGTAETEESEFYSIYKLEVMVIPTHQAVRRLDDDDLIYRTKREKYNAIVDRIAELHEHRQPVLVGTTSVEVSEVIARMLKGRRIPHNVLNAKQHQKEAEVVANAGQLGAVTIATNMAGRGTDIKLGQGVVQWKGGAGDKAKAEGGLFILGTERHESRRIDRQLRGRAGRQGDPGTSQFYVSLEDDLMRLFGSDRMAAVMDKLGLKEGEVISAGMITRSIGRAQQRVEAYNFGIRKHLLEYDDVMNQQRSVVYSRRNIALRGEDPQPLVNEMLGDFVDYLFEKHGEGENIAREAFTEEVMRTFLVDLSHDEAFFHAKPSDQTVIMNERIEEARLRRIELLGEDLFRDLQRQAILRVMDVKWKDHLYAMDGLKEGVGLRAYGQKDPLIEYKKEGFSLFQKMLDEVNADALRIMFSYRLQVNPAPAQAAPQPTVTRTPAMTYSHASASGLAYSAAVRPNAEGGAPPPAGPDAAGKKEPVRVGERVGRNDPCPCGSGKKYKKCHGTAEEVSD; encoded by the coding sequence ATGCTCGACTTTATTCTCACAAAGATATTCGGTTCCAAACATCAACGGGCCGCCAAAAAAGTGCTGCCGCTCGTGATCGAGATCAACAAGCTCGAACAGGAGTATCAGGCGCTCACGGCAGAGCAGTTGCGGGCCAAGACGGATGAATTCCGCGCGCGGCTAACTGACGGCGAAACCGTGGATGATCTCATGGTCGAGGCCTTCGCAGCGGTCAAGAACGCCTGCCGCCGATTGGTCGGACACGAGTATCTTGTGCGTGAACAGCGCATGACCTGGAACATGGTCCCCTATGACGTGCAGGTCATCGGCGGTATCGCTCTCCATCAAGGGAAGATCGCGGAAATGGCCACGGGCGAAGGCAAGACGCTCGTGGCGACCTTTCCCCTCTACCTGAACTCATTGCCCGGGAAGGGCGTGCACTTGGTCACGGTCAATGACTACTTGGCCCAGCGCGACTCAGAGTGGATGAGCCCGGTCTTCGAGATGCTCGGCCTGAGCGTCGGCGTGATCACGTCCGACATGTCGCCGCCGCGCCGTCGTCAGGAATACGCCAAAGACATCACCTACGGTACCAATAACGAATTCGGCTTTGATTACCTGCGCGACAACATGGCCATGCACATGGATTACGTCGTGCAGCGCGGTCACCACTTCGCCATCGTAGATGAGGTGGACAGTGTTCTGATTGACGAAGCGCGGACGCCGCTCATTATCTCCGGCCCGGTCGAACACTCGACGCAGCGCTTTGAGGAAATGAAGCCGTCGGTCGAGCAAATGGTCAGATTGCAGGGGCAATTGATCATCAAGCTCGCCGATGAAATCGAAGCCATGCTGAAAGAGGCCAAGCCCGACGAGTATGAGATCGGCAAGAAGTTGCTGATGTGCCAGCGCGGCTATCCCAAACACAAGCGGACGCTCAGACTGTTTCAGGAACCGTCGAACACGCAGCTTCGCCAGCGCGTCGAGAACGAATACATGCGCGACAAGAAGATGCACAAGCTCGACGAAGAGCTGTACTTCTCGATTGACGAGAAGTCGCATCAAGCGGATCTTTCCGAGATGGGCCGTCAACAGCTCACGCGCTATTTCGGCGGCGACAAGGACCTGTTTCTCTTGCCGGACTTGGCCGACGAGTTTGCCAAGCTCGACACGGACGAGTCGCTGACTCCGGAAAATCGTGCCGAGACCAAGGCAAAGTTGCAGGAAGTCTACGCCCATCGCGCCGAACGCGTTCAGAACGTCGCCCAGCTCCTCAAGGCGTACACGATCTACGAGAAGGACGTCGAGTACGTGCTGCAGGACGGCAAGGTGCAGATCGTGGACGAGTTCACAGGCCGCATTTTGTCGGGCCGCCGCTACTCGGACGGCCTGCATCAGGCCATCGAGGCCAAGGAGGGCGTGAAAGTCGAGCGCGAGACGCAGACCATCGCCACGATCACCCTGCAGAACTACTTCCGCCTATACGGGAAATTGGCCGGCATGACCGGTACGGCTGAGACGGAAGAGTCGGAATTCTATTCGATCTATAAGCTCGAAGTGATGGTCATTCCGACGCATCAGGCTGTCCGGCGCTTGGACGATGACGATCTGATCTATCGCACGAAGCGCGAAAAGTACAACGCCATCGTGGACCGCATCGCCGAACTGCATGAACACCGCCAACCGGTGCTTGTCGGTACGACCTCGGTCGAGGTGTCCGAAGTCATTGCCCGAATGCTGAAGGGGCGCCGTATTCCGCACAACGTGCTGAATGCCAAGCAGCATCAGAAGGAAGCTGAAGTCGTGGCCAATGCCGGCCAGCTCGGCGCGGTGACGATTGCCACTAACATGGCCGGTCGCGGCACGGATATCAAGCTTGGTCAGGGCGTCGTGCAATGGAAGGGCGGCGCGGGCGACAAGGCCAAAGCCGAGGGCGGTCTCTTCATTCTGGGAACGGAACGCCATGAGTCGCGCCGTATTGACCGTCAGTTGCGCGGCCGCGCCGGTCGCCAGGGCGATCCGGGAACGAGCCAGTTTTACGTTTCTCTTGAAGACGACTTGATGCGCCTGTTCGGTTCCGACCGCATGGCGGCGGTAATGGACAAGCTCGGTTTGAAAGAGGGCGAAGTTATCTCGGCCGGAATGATCACCCGTTCCATCGGTCGTGCGCAGCAGCGCGTCGAGGCCTACAACTTTGGCATTCGTAAGCACCTGCTTGAATACGATGACGTGATGAACCAGCAGCGTTCGGTTGTCTACTCGCGCCGCAATATTGCCCTTCGGGGCGAAGACCCGCAGCCTCTTGTGAACGAGATGCTCGGTGACTTCGTGGACTATCTCTTTGAGAAGCACGGAGAAGGTGAAAACATCGCTCGCGAGGCTTTCACCGAAGAGGTGATGCGCACGTTCTTGGTTGACCTGTCACATGATGAGGCGTTCTTCCATGCGAAGCCGTCTGACCAGACGGTTATCATGAACGAGCGGATTGAAGAGGCGCGTTTGCGCCGTATCGAGCTTCTGGGCGAGGATCTGTTTCGTGACTTGCAGAGGCAAGCTATCCTCCGGGTGATGGACGTGAAGTGGAAAGACCACCTCTACGCGATGGATGGCCTCAAGGAAGGCGTGGGTCTGCGTGCTTATGGCCAGAAGGATCCGCTCATCGAATACAAGAAAGAGGGTTTTTCGCTCTTTCAGAAGATGTTGGACGAAGTCAACGCGGACGCGCTGCGCATCATGTTCAGCTACCGCTTGCAGGTGAATCCCGCACCGGCGCAGGCCGCCCCGCAGCCGACGGTAACCCGCACACCCGCTATGACTTACTCGCACGCCAGTGCGTCCGGCCTGGCCTACTCGGCGGCGGTTCGTCCGAATGCCGAGGGAGGAGCCCCACCGCCCGCAGGTCCGGATGCCGCTGGCAAAAAGGAACCCGTCCGGGTGGGCGAACGCGTGGGTAGAAATGACCCATGCCCGTGCGGGAGCGGGAAGAAGTACAAGAAATGCCACGGCACAGCCGAAGAAGTTTCCGATTGA
- a CDS encoding DUF494 family protein has product MDQRIVEIILYVIGEIESRRVNLDEIDGISEDLIKQGFSRREVTTAFSVFNQRGMGARDRSQIIEPANPNAFRVLHDMESQFISREALGHVLQLLRLGVLSHADVEELIERCVMMGSPAAEMSEMKMMVATHLFEKELLPSESMMPAASARLLPELIH; this is encoded by the coding sequence ATGGACCAACGGATAGTCGAGATAATTTTGTATGTAATTGGCGAGATTGAATCCCGCCGTGTAAATTTGGATGAGATTGACGGCATTTCCGAGGACCTGATCAAGCAGGGTTTTTCGCGACGTGAGGTCACGACGGCCTTTTCGGTCTTTAATCAGCGTGGCATGGGGGCTCGGGACCGCTCGCAGATTATCGAACCGGCGAATCCCAACGCCTTTCGTGTGCTGCACGACATGGAATCGCAATTCATCAGCCGCGAAGCGTTAGGCCACGTGTTGCAATTGCTGCGATTGGGCGTGTTGTCGCATGCCGATGTCGAGGAGCTGATTGAACGTTGTGTCATGATGGGTTCACCGGCCGCCGAGATGTCCGAGATGAAAATGATGGTGGCCACACATTTGTTTGAAAAAGAGCTGTTGCCCAGCGAGAGCATGATGCCTGCGGCATCGGCTCGTCTTCTGCCGGAGCTGATTCACTGA